The following is a genomic window from Nissabacter sp. SGAir0207.
CAAGTCAAAAGCTATTGGGGGTCTTGTCTTTGCTTCCAGAGCTTACAAATAACGAAAGTTTTTCTTTGGCTCGGGTAATTGAAAAAATCAACGATGAGGCTGATGAGATCAACAGTAAAATGTTTCCGGCACTTGATGACGAAGAGGATAGCAATGAATAGCATATACATTTGTATATCTAATATATATTTAGAATTGGCCTAGTTTAAGTTTACAAGGTTTATTATTTGGCTACTACTCTTTACGATATCCTGCTAAGGGAAATCTTAAAATTAAAGTTATATAAATTTGTAAACCGGTTACTAAATATTTTTACCTTGAGTCTTTGTCGGATTTCTATAAAGTAATTGTAAGTTTATAGAACTGTGATGAATTATCTGAAGTGAAATTTAGAAGGGCAAGAAATCTATATGAACTGAAATTATTAATCGCCAGCATAAGTCGGATTGCGCCCGACTTAGCTGGCTAACCACATCAACCTGACTAGGAGGCTGTTATGGCTGCCCGTGATGCTACGATCTCCTCTGGTAGATCTCAAGTACATTCTTTACTGTCTGATAGTTTTGTGTACTCTTTCTTTGATAGTTCTCCGGATGCCTGGTGTATTCGTGACTCAGTAGGCAGGTTTGTCTACATGAATCCTATCTTTGCGCACTGCCTGGGCGCAAAAAACGCTTCTTTTCTTATCGGTAGAAAGTTAGAGGAGATGACAACTAATTTAGATGGACTTAAAGCCAAGCTATTTAGCTTGGAAAATGATGCTATTCTTTTTTCTTCTAAAAAAACATGCATCGTACCCATGTTATCGCCAAAAGACTCAAGAAGAGTTTTGTCCTCTGCAATTTTTGTTCCTATCAAAAATCCATCTGGCATCTACATAGGCACATGTTGGCAATTGTGCGAGTGTAATATATTCCCATTTAATTCCGTCAAGATTAAAAATATAAAACTAAACGAGCATGACAGGGCGCTTGTCACACCCTATTCTGTTTTTTCGAGGAAGCAATGGGAGATAGCCTGGCCTCTTGTAATGGGGTGGTCAAAGCTGGATATATCTATAAGTTTAGGAATATCAGCCGATCATGTACGTAAAACGACGGTGCTACTTTATTCAAAAATAGGCGTGAATACTTTTGAAGAATTCCAAGCAAAGGTAATAGCCCTGGAGTGGTTAAAAGAAGTACCGGAAAGAACGCCGTATATAACCAATGGTTATTAGGGGTTTTTCCGTTATTACTATTTTCTCGAAAAATGCCCCAGATTTGGGGGGCGACTCTCTAAAAATTTTACTTAATAATGAATTCCACGCCAACCAAGGAGGCTTCGTGAGTGAAAGACTCGTCATCTCAACCCGAGCATGGTGAAACTCTGGTAACAGTGGTGCTCAGCGCAGAAAGTAATGGATTTTTAATTGAGGCGGCCAAAGTGTCCGGCCGCTCAAAAAAGATTGAGGCTCAAATTAGATTAGCCGATCATCTAAAACGCTTTGAGCATTATCTGACCCCTGATGTATTACAGCAGCGGATGGAGGATAAACGACACATTAGTGAGTATTGCCCTAAAGACAAATAATGAAGCCCCTGATAACAACAGTTATAGCGCCTGGATTTGCCTCTGAATGTATTCACGGCGCTATACCGGTGGGTTATTTGCACCGGCTGGCAGACATTATTTTTTACCTCTTATAGGAAATAAACCATGAAATTAGCCATTAATGGTAAGGGTACTCGTATGTCCAATGCTGTGAAACGCCTCTCTGAAAAAGGTCTGGCCTTTATGAATAAACACAACGCAGTTCGCCTGGCAAAATTATCACTGGTGCCGGCTTTGGCGATGCTGATGTTTACCGGCGTAGTGCGGGCAGAGGATTTGGCCGCAGGTGGCCAGCAGACCGTCAGTGATACTTTCGGCGGGGATTCTTCCCTGGCTGGCTGGATTATTTTCGGTGAGATCTTCGTTGGTATCGTCACCTATATCAAAACCCGGAATATCTTCGCCCTGGGCGGTGTAGCCATCGTGATGGTATTCCTGAACGTTGCTTTCGGCCTCGTGGGCTAATAGGAGGCGCGGTGAGTTCGGGTGACGATTTAGCTCAATTCCGTTTCCCGAAAACGCTGTCAGAGCAGAGTCGCTTTCTGGGTCTCCCGCTGGATGAAGCAGTGCCAACACTCCCCCTGATCATCGGGGGACTGTTGACACACAAACAGCTGTGGGGGCTGGGGGCGGCAGTGATGGTATGGCTTCTGATACGCACGGCTAAACGGGGAAAAAGCAGTATGTGGATGTACAACTTCCTCTACTGGTATTTCCCCACCCTTCTTTTCAGAACCGTATTCAAAACTATCCCTGACTCCAGTTTTCGGCAGTGGATCAAATAAGGCGCTGGTATGGAATATTCCGCTTACAACTCGTCAAACAAGGTTCTCGCGATTGGCTTTGCGGCGATGTTTGTGATCCTGGTGCTGAGCCTGGCCGCGACACTGTTTCTGGTTATCCAGAACCGGACGCTGGCGCATGAACAGCGCACGATCGTGACCCCGATGGGCTACAACGCCCCGTTTGCGGTAACGCAAAATCGGGCCGGCGTGGCCTATCTGGAAATGATGGCGGGGTCTTTTATCGCCCTGCGCCTGAATGTTTCCCCTGAGACAGTGGATGCTCAGCATCTGTTCCTGCTCTCGTTTTTTAAACCCGGCGCACAGCCGGCTATCAAGGTGATGCTGGCCGAGGAGGCCGCACGCATCAAATCCAATGAGGT
Proteins encoded in this region:
- a CDS encoding PAS domain-containing protein is translated as MAARDATISSGRSQVHSLLSDSFVYSFFDSSPDAWCIRDSVGRFVYMNPIFAHCLGAKNASFLIGRKLEEMTTNLDGLKAKLFSLENDAILFSSKKTCIVPMLSPKDSRRVLSSAIFVPIKNPSGIYIGTCWQLCECNIFPFNSVKIKNIKLNEHDRALVTPYSVFSRKQWEIAWPLVMGWSKLDISISLGISADHVRKTTVLLYSKIGVNTFEEFQAKVIALEWLKEVPERTPYITNGY
- a CDS encoding TraY domain-containing protein, which produces MKDSSSQPEHGETLVTVVLSAESNGFLIEAAKVSGRSKKIEAQIRLADHLKRFEHYLTPDVLQQRMEDKRHISEYCPKDK
- a CDS encoding type IV conjugative transfer system pilin TraA is translated as MKLAINGKGTRMSNAVKRLSEKGLAFMNKHNAVRLAKLSLVPALAMLMFTGVVRAEDLAAGGQQTVSDTFGGDSSLAGWIIFGEIFVGIVTYIKTRNIFALGGVAIVMVFLNVAFGLVG
- the traL gene encoding type IV conjugative transfer system protein TraL; its protein translation is MSSGDDLAQFRFPKTLSEQSRFLGLPLDEAVPTLPLIIGGLLTHKQLWGLGAAVMVWLLIRTAKRGKSSMWMYNFLYWYFPTLLFRTVFKTIPDSSFRQWIK
- the traE gene encoding type IV conjugative transfer system protein TraE, whose amino-acid sequence is MEYSAYNSSNKVLAIGFAAMFVILVLSLAATLFLVIQNRTLAHEQRTIVTPMGYNAPFAVTQNRAGVAYLEMMAGSFIALRLNVSPETVDAQHLFLLSFFKPGAQPAIKVMLAEEAARIKSNEVNSAFYQTSIKVYPQANMVDIRGMLKTWIGSGKPFSELKHYVLKLDYQDGMTRIEQFKEVDDAAQ